From Pseudomonadota bacterium, a single genomic window includes:
- a CDS encoding sigma 54-interacting transcriptional regulator yields the protein MQQPDLLLEFLDVFRHLASARQATLALHLEPLERRSLFLANAGDAEALPELIDEDAAWQFVSSHLSTEPDENPVTEFASAEAGGTLLRVSFRRLLPQPISARRESGERRQDPVVRTAPPCDGALWIGMRDAKQVARLVAELKHDIEDGASTEAALEMLTGVCFRMAWSVYYLSSLTLDPVSRLPGRTHMQVFLRRAISAMRSSSRAISLMLINPDDFAMINCRHGRGRGDAAIREIAGSLESTLRSTDGLFRYSGAVFAAVLPATDLDQSRVTAEKVRRELSSHGYLDDDLPLTFSVGAAVALPDDLENFDDLERMLCDGADAALNSARLSGGAQSRVTGLKLEDHERAAMNPLTGIFAADTEKDYRNMLLLWDTVALVSTQNEPSAIAAAFVDRLAVAFRPDRLGLLQRGEEGFETMASSLRDETAPDNRVAGRPLRLNERSVKLVADAIETGQVARSLPNGSGAAAYAVPLVSNNQNLGCLFMDGRADTLKIDSSDVVFLNALASQMAVAIDRAELASRQIEEKDRESRSLRREVQGLRKALNHSKLVYQSDAMHDILQLLSRVAPTDATVLIIGESGTGKEVLAQSVHELSNRRDEPFVVFDCGAVAASLLEAELFGHTKGAYTGADRASEGHIARAEGGTLFLDEIGELPLAIQAKLLRFVQEKQFSPVGSAKTRSVDVRIVAATNRELDKEVVAGRFRADLYYRLRVIAVDAPPLRERPDDILPLAHYFMEKFAAQNGKPVHELAADVAQKLRQHHWPGNVRELQNTILRAVLTHHSGTLDAASIDLQASGTLSVAPAPSASPEPLPVQPSVVLPKVPALAAAQPAAEPAPTHIAPTAAAPIPAGDPWHSLQQELERQVELAVANNERRPAPLGRWLSEDLILHANEVCGSVARQAAQLVQVPESTFRRQLEKASADAANGVQVRSDSWATVRPLIRKVVEKGGQKEGEDGNLLDRSRHTLLRCVRSKVGGRTAAAASLMGVTPMTYKRWLADQENRS from the coding sequence ATGCAGCAACCTGATCTACTGCTCGAGTTCCTCGACGTTTTCCGCCACCTGGCCAGCGCCCGCCAGGCGACGCTGGCGCTGCACCTGGAGCCCCTGGAGCGCCGATCCCTATTTCTGGCAAACGCCGGCGATGCGGAGGCCTTGCCGGAGCTGATCGACGAGGATGCCGCCTGGCAATTTGTCTCAAGCCATCTGAGCACCGAGCCCGACGAAAACCCGGTAACGGAGTTTGCGAGCGCCGAAGCCGGCGGTACGCTCCTGCGGGTTTCTTTCCGACGTCTGCTACCACAGCCCATCTCGGCCCGCCGCGAAAGCGGTGAGCGTCGCCAGGATCCGGTGGTTCGTACCGCACCACCCTGTGATGGCGCGCTCTGGATCGGCATGCGCGACGCCAAGCAGGTGGCTCGCCTGGTGGCCGAGCTGAAGCACGATATCGAGGACGGTGCGAGTACCGAGGCGGCGCTGGAGATGTTGACCGGCGTGTGTTTTCGCATGGCCTGGAGTGTCTATTACCTGTCGAGCCTGACGTTGGACCCGGTGAGCCGTTTACCTGGTCGCACCCACATGCAGGTTTTTCTCCGCCGCGCGATCAGCGCTATGCGCAGCAGCAGCCGGGCGATCTCGCTGATGCTGATCAACCCCGATGATTTTGCCATGATCAACTGCCGGCACGGCCGGGGCCGTGGGGATGCAGCGATTCGGGAAATAGCCGGCAGCCTTGAATCGACGCTCCGGTCTACCGATGGACTGTTCCGCTACAGCGGCGCCGTGTTTGCCGCGGTCCTGCCGGCGACCGACCTGGATCAGTCGCGCGTCACCGCTGAAAAGGTTCGGCGGGAGCTCTCCTCTCACGGCTATCTCGATGACGACCTGCCGCTGACCTTCAGCGTGGGAGCGGCGGTAGCGCTGCCTGACGATCTGGAAAATTTCGACGACCTGGAACGTATGCTGTGTGACGGCGCTGACGCCGCGCTCAACAGCGCGCGCCTGTCCGGCGGTGCCCAGAGCCGCGTCACCGGTCTCAAGCTGGAGGACCATGAGCGTGCCGCCATGAATCCTTTGACCGGGATCTTTGCGGCTGACACGGAAAAAGACTACCGCAACATGCTGCTGCTTTGGGACACGGTGGCCCTTGTGTCGACCCAAAATGAACCGTCAGCGATTGCTGCTGCTTTTGTCGACCGGCTCGCGGTGGCGTTCCGGCCCGACCGGCTCGGACTGCTGCAACGTGGCGAAGAAGGGTTCGAAACCATGGCGAGCAGTTTGCGTGACGAAACGGCTCCGGATAATCGGGTTGCCGGTCGGCCGCTGCGGCTTAACGAGCGCAGCGTAAAGCTGGTTGCCGACGCGATCGAAACCGGTCAGGTTGCCCGCTCTTTGCCCAACGGATCCGGCGCGGCGGCCTACGCGGTACCGCTGGTATCCAACAATCAAAATCTCGGCTGCCTGTTTATGGACGGCCGGGCGGACACGCTCAAAATCGATTCTTCCGACGTCGTGTTCCTCAATGCGCTCGCCTCCCAGATGGCGGTGGCCATCGACCGTGCCGAGCTGGCGTCGCGCCAGATCGAAGAAAAAGATCGCGAAAGCCGCAGCCTCCGTCGGGAGGTGCAGGGTCTGCGCAAGGCGTTGAACCACAGCAAGCTGGTTTATCAGTCGGATGCAATGCACGACATACTCCAGCTGCTCAGCCGCGTGGCGCCCACCGACGCAACGGTCCTGATCATCGGCGAAAGCGGCACGGGTAAAGAGGTATTGGCACAGTCGGTACACGAGCTGAGCAATCGTCGGGATGAGCCGTTTGTCGTGTTTGACTGCGGCGCCGTGGCGGCATCGCTGCTGGAGGCGGAGCTGTTTGGCCACACCAAGGGTGCCTATACGGGCGCAGACCGTGCCTCCGAAGGCCACATAGCGCGCGCGGAAGGCGGCACGCTGTTCCTGGATGAAATTGGCGAGCTGCCCCTGGCCATTCAGGCCAAGCTCCTGCGATTTGTACAGGAAAAACAATTCTCGCCGGTCGGTAGCGCCAAGACCCGCAGCGTCGATGTTCGTATCGTCGCCGCGACAAACCGGGAGCTGGACAAGGAGGTGGTGGCCGGGCGTTTTCGCGCGGATCTCTACTACCGATTGCGGGTGATCGCCGTGGACGCCCCGCCGCTCCGAGAGCGGCCGGACGACATCCTGCCCCTAGCGCATTACTTCATGGAAAAGTTTGCGGCGCAGAACGGCAAACCGGTGCACGAGCTGGCCGCAGACGTGGCGCAGAAGCTTCGCCAGCACCACTGGCCAGGGAACGTACGTGAGCTGCAGAACACCATCCTGCGCGCGGTGCTGACGCACCATTCGGGCACGCTGGACGCAGCGAGTATCGACCTCCAGGCCAGCGGCACGCTGTCGGTTGCGCCGGCCCCCTCCGCTTCACCAGAGCCGTTACCGGTACAGCCCTCGGTGGTGCTTCCCAAAGTGCCTGCCCTGGCGGCCGCCCAGCCAGCAGCCGAACCCGCACCGACCCACATAGCGCCAACCGCCGCGGCTCCAATACCGGCCGGTGACCCGTGGCATTCGCTGCAGCAGGAGCTGGAGCGTCAGGTAGAGCTCGCGGTGGCCAACAACGAACGTCGACCGGCGCCGCTGGGTCGGTGGCTCAGCGAGGACCTGATCCTGCACGCGAACGAGGTCTGCGGCAGCGTTGCCCGCCAGGCCGCGCAGCTGGTTCAGGTGCCCGAGTCCACCTTTCGAAGACAGCTTGAGAAAGCGAGCGCTGACGCCGCCAACGGTGTTCAGGTTCGTTCGGACAGCTGGGCAACCGTCAGACCGCTGATCCGTAAGGTTGTGGAGAAAGGGGGTCAGAAAGAAGGGGAAGACGGAAACCTGCTGGATCGCTCAAGACACACGCTCTTGCGCTGTGTCAGATCCAAGGTGGGTGGCCGCACCGCCGCCGCCGCTTCGCTGATGGGCGTGACGCCCATGACCTACAAGCGTTGGCTGGCCGATCAGGAGAATCGATCATGA
- a CDS encoding HDOD domain-containing protein, with the protein MTDLLLVGERDEALLNIQRFVGAREPDWSILHSVNGSGALAQLKNRTSDIVLARLGDVDECESLFSEVGSTTPGAIRLALSESPAVRVKGAHQILAGGADLGDLHMSLRAAAKVSSHSSQHKKLQRIISRFQEVPSPPVLYFDIREQLDSAAGTAAKMAEIAGRDPALVARTLKIANSGFYARPGTVGDLADAITLMGAETLLGLVLAAHLFSGMPPPGLRLDMLWNHSFEVSMLARAICRLEEGSSANASHSFLAGLLHDIGLIVLFQNESATYQPMWADCAGDESELARLERENFGISHGELGSMVLTLWNLPDPVVDAVAASHAESFNEPLTIVSRSVLAAEWLLSRNGSPEPDALPPALGEVSRESLASWIEARDGLAAQG; encoded by the coding sequence GTGACTGACTTACTGCTGGTGGGAGAACGCGACGAGGCGCTGCTGAACATTCAGCGGTTTGTCGGCGCGCGCGAGCCCGACTGGTCAATTCTCCACAGCGTCAACGGGTCCGGTGCCCTCGCTCAGCTCAAAAACCGCACCAGCGATATTGTTCTGGCTCGCCTCGGGGATGTCGACGAATGTGAGTCGCTGTTCTCAGAGGTGGGAAGCACCACGCCGGGCGCCATTCGACTCGCGCTGTCCGAATCGCCCGCCGTCCGAGTCAAAGGAGCCCACCAGATTCTGGCGGGGGGTGCTGATCTGGGTGATCTCCACATGAGCCTGCGCGCAGCAGCCAAGGTTTCCTCGCACTCCTCTCAACACAAAAAGCTGCAGCGCATCATCTCTCGGTTCCAGGAAGTGCCTTCGCCTCCGGTACTGTACTTCGATATCCGCGAGCAGCTGGACAGCGCGGCTGGGACGGCGGCCAAGATGGCGGAAATTGCTGGTCGAGACCCGGCGCTGGTCGCCCGAACGCTCAAAATTGCCAACTCAGGTTTTTACGCCCGGCCAGGCACCGTAGGGGATCTGGCTGATGCGATCACCCTGATGGGCGCTGAAACGCTGCTCGGGCTTGTCCTCGCGGCCCACCTGTTTTCCGGCATGCCGCCGCCGGGCCTGCGCCTGGACATGCTGTGGAACCATTCTTTTGAAGTATCCATGCTGGCTCGCGCCATTTGCCGGCTGGAGGAAGGCTCGAGCGCAAACGCGAGCCACAGTTTTTTGGCTGGGCTGCTGCATGACATCGGCCTGATCGTCCTGTTTCAGAATGAATCCGCCACCTACCAACCCATGTGGGCCGATTGTGCGGGCGATGAAAGTGAATTGGCTCGGCTGGAACGCGAAAATTTTGGTATCTCCCACGGTGAGCTGGGTTCGATGGTGCTGACGCTCTGGAATTTGCCGGACCCGGTGGTGGACGCTGTCGCCGCCAGCCATGCGGAGTCGTTCAACGAACCACTTACGATTGTTTCGCGATCGGTGCTGGCCGCCGAGTGGCTGCTGAGCCGCAACGGTAGCCCGGAGCCGGACGCGTTGCCGCCCGCGCTGGGTGAGGTGTCCCGCGAGAGTCTGGCGAGCTGGATCGAGGCTCGTGACGGCCTGGCGGCCCAAGGCTAG